A window of Hordeum vulgare subsp. vulgare chromosome 5H, MorexV3_pseudomolecules_assembly, whole genome shotgun sequence genomic DNA:
atcagaggagtattaagatTTAATATAGTAATATGTGCACATGCATGGAAAATGAATGGTGCATTGTGCTTCTGTTGAGACTATGAGGCCTAATTTTACCAAATGCAACAAAACTGTATGGATTTCACGATGACAATATGCTCTGATTTCAAGCCTGTCAACCCAGCATTGGTATTCAAGCTGCCGAGTTGGGTGCATACTTCTGATTTTTGTTAGTTTATAACATACTGTCTGATGCCCTATATTATGGATAGCCGTTTCATAGAAGCTAGTGAACTTATGACATACATCATCATTTGGTTCTTTTCCAAATTGGTATTCAAGCTTTTTCATTGAGGTCATATCATGCTGAATTGCTGCTGTTCTGCATTGTTGTCGTGATCTGGGATAGCAATTGTTGTATAAAACTTATGACGTCATGGTTGGTGTGTAGTTCATAGGCACTTTGCAGCAATTGGATTACTTACATCCAAACTATTTAACCTGTTTGTTGCAGGTATGGAAGTGCTAATGTATGGAAAACCTTCACGGATCTTTTTGACTATTTACCGTTGACAGCATTGGTTGGTATCAGTTCAATTTTATTTTGTCTGCTCTTGTATCAAGTTTGTTTTCATGTTATCCCCATGTACTTGTTTGTTCTGTTGTAGTTATATCAAAGACTTTGTCTGTTTGGGGCACGCTCTGCATATTTATCTATATTACTAATTTCAGTGAATTATCAAATGAAATTTCTGCAACCTTGTTTTGTGTGAGCTTCACTGAAATAATTCGAGATTGTAGTTGATGTGTAATTTTCTTAAGAACGCTTAGTTTCTGGATTTACTTCATCACAACCATGACAATGGTTTTCATTGAAACTAAAGTTGACATTTGTTATTCTCGTAATATGTTAACGACTAGTCAACTTTGTACAAGATAGGGGACACATAGGATGTACTGTATATGGTGGAACGAAAATCACTTATTTCTATTTTTGGGATGCTCAGCCTTTAAAATTTATAAGCTTGGTTGCCTTAGCTTAGAAATCCCGCCAATGTGTTGTCATCCATCATGCATTGCTTTCTTAGGGAATTCAATGCACATACAAAGTTCCTAGCAATGTTTCTTACAACATTTCCCCTGTTAAGGTTAGTTAGTCTATGTTTGTGCTGTATGATTGTATCTGTTCATTAGAATGAGTTTTTGGTTTGTTAGTTGGTAATTTTGTGCAATTTTCAGTTCTGGAGTTAATGATTTGAAAACATGCTCATTTTGTTGATCTTGCCGAGTTTTTGGATTGATAAGCATACAAATGAATGTTAACAGAAGTAGTGTGTTTACTGTTTCAGTTTCTTGAGATTTTTTTGCTCTTTGCTAAATTCAAAATCTTGTATTGCCATGGCTAGGTTGAGTCGGAAATATTTTGCCTGCATGGTGGACTGTCACCATCCATCGAGACACTAGATAACGTCCGTAGCTTCGACCGTGTCCAAGAAgtccctcacgaggggcccatgTGTGACCTTCTATGGTCTGATCCTGATGATCGATGTGGTTGGGGCATTTCACCACGTGGTGCTGGATACACATTTGGCCAGGTTTAGCTTATTACATTATTTATCCGCTCTTTTTTCCCcctttctttgcttgtgctgaaGTATGACCTTTTTTTTCTTCCCTTTTCCAGGATATTTCAGAACAGTTTAACCATACCAATAGCCTTAAGCTAATAGCAAGAGCTCATCAGTTAGTTATGGAGGGTTTCAACTGGGCACATGTACATCTCATTCTCAGCTATGCTTTCAACTGTGACTTGTTTTGCTTTCAGATTCCCTAATGCCTTTTTGACTCTTTAACAGGAGCAAAAGGTCGTGACAATATTTAGTGCACCtaactactgttaccgctgcggtAACATGGCCTCGATCTTGGAGGTGGATGACTGCAGGGAGCATACTTTCATCCAGGTAATTCCATGTTTGATCCGTCGCACCATCCTTTTGATCGATCGGTTTTCTTGACATGGTGTCGCGCTTGCGATGCAGTTTGAACCTGCCCCGAGGAGAGGGGAACCTGACGTGACCCGAAGGACGCCTGACTATTTCTTGTAAATGTAGCCTAGGCTATTCGTTTTCTGTTTCTTATTTTACGGGATAGCTTAGGTTATTCCGACAGCAAACAAAAAAAGCGCGTGATAGCTTAGATGCGTCGTCGTGTCGTGTGGTTAtaatttttgttgtttgtgtctCGCTCCATTTTGCTTCACTCCTTTTGTTGTAATCTAATCTGCTCATGCCGGGCTGAGTCAGGGGTGTGAAACTGTGAATGTGATGGATGATGCTGGTAAATCAAAGGCCTCGCGCAGTAGTAATTTTGTTGGCTCTCAAGTTGGCTGTGTAGTTTAACATGCGGACGACGGCATTGGTGATGATTTTATGGATGCAGCCGGACACGTACACTTGTACGGAGTAATAACTTGTGCAGCAGTTGTTGTCAAACATTGTGTGCAAATTAAACAAGTTTGGATCACGTAGTAGGAAGCTAGGACCGGAAGAGAACTAATCTCGTCCAACCAGCATGGGGTTTCATCAGCTTGTACAGATCTTGTTAAGGCTGTTGTGAAATacaccctccgttccaaaatataagaccttttaaagatttcactaagagactacatacggagcaaaatgaatgaatgtacagtctaaaatatatctatatacatccgtatgtaatttatagtacaatctctaaaaggtcttatatttagaaacgaagggagtacttcCTACGTTTCATAATATACAGCGTTTTTTACACTAAAAGGCTTGTTACAGATCTGTCGTTGGTTTCTCTTTCATGAATTTGAAGAGTCAGATGCTTCTTAGGGCATCTCAGCCGttccctcccccctcccctcaGGGCTTGGAATAGTGCCGTTTCACCTCCCAAGGTTGTCGCTCAGCCGACGCTTTCGGTTCAATTTTAGCCTAAATTTGGCTCACTTTAAACACAAATTCAACAAAAACTAAATTTTCACGTCAAAATTTATCACagaaatcaatacaaatcaaatagTTCAATAAAGCAAGCTCATAATTCAAACACAAGTTAAAACAAATTGAACTAGGCGTTGCTTTTGAGCCTTCGTATACGCTCCACCAATCGTTCTACAGTTCTTGATGCACCTGTGGGTCTCGGACCTCCTGAAGCATATTGAGGAAGGCATCCCATGTTGTCGGTacctgatgatcaacaactgcaaGAGCATCCTGCTTGAAATATGGTTCAGTGTCAAACACTCGCTCTTTCTGCtcgctctcaatgatcatgttgtacaAGATGACACAGTAATTCATCACCTCTCACATCTGAGATTTTGACCAGGTCAGAGCAGAGTGCCGGACAACAACAAATCGAGATTGGGGCACACCAAATGCTCGCTCAACATCCTTCCTGCAAGCCTCCTCACACTTAGCAAAGTGTGACTTCTTGCCTCCTCGCATAGGGTTTGAGATAGTCTTCGCAAATGTCGACCATCTCGGATAGATACCATTTGCTAGATAGTATCCCTTATTGTAGTGGCGTCCATTGACCTCAAAGTTCACCGGAGGAGCATGACCTTCAACAAACTTTGCAAAGACATTCGAGCGCTGCAGTACGTTGATGTCACTGTGAGTTCCTGACATACCAAAAAAGGAGGGCCAGATCCATAGGTCTTGCGTGGCCACTATCTCTGTACCACATTGCAACCTCCTTTGGCGCCTTCGTACGTTCCGTGTCAAGCAAATGGACAGTTTTTCCATGCCCAATGCATGCAGTCGATGCTTCCAAGCAGCCCATGAAATTCTCTTTCTGCATTCTGTGTTAGGATCCGAGCAGTGTCTTCAGCATTGGGTGATCGCAAATATTGTGGTCCAAACATTGCCACCACTGTCCTGCAGAACCTGTATAAACACTCAATGATGGTGGACTCGGCCATGCGTCCATAGTCTTCCTGTGTATATCACTGGGAGCTCCGTACATTTGCGGTCCAAACACTGCCATCACTGTCCTGCAGAACATGTACAAACACTCAATGGTGGTGGACTCGACCATGCGTCCATAGTCTTCCTGTATATCACCGGAAGCTCCGTACGCAAGCATCCTCATAGTTGTAGCGCACTTACGGAATGATGAGAATCCAACCATATCGGCGCAATCCTTCCTGCAAATGAAATAGCTCTCGAACTTCCGTATGGTATTCACAATCCCGAGGAAGAGCTTCCGGCCCATCCAATAACGGCGTCGAAATACTTTCTCTTCGTGCAGAGGAGTGTCGGCGAAGTAGTTGGCGTAGAGCATGCAATAGCCCTCCATGCGATGTCTTTCTTTGCTCTTGCGGCAGCGCGGCGCCGAGCCACCTCGCCGAGGCTTGGCATCGTTCGCGAACAGGCCTACCAACGCGGCGAGGATCATGAGGTGCTCTTTGTCGGCGGTGTCGTCCTCGGCTTCCTCCTTCATCAGAGCCGCGAACGCGTCCTCATCGTCTGAGTCCATGGTCGAGCAGGCAAATCACCGAACACCTGACATGCGTGGTGGGTGGGCAGCCGTCGGTGAGCGGTTTGAAAAGCTCGCCCAAGAGAGTGGGATGGAGGCTGCCGTGAAACCGATGGGGAAATGGCCTTTTCTATCAGCGGAGCAGCGGATGCAGGCGGGTGGATGGCGCCGGGTTCGACatggcggcgaggcttcttgtGATGCGCGAGCGTGAATATGACGAGGAAAAGGCGTTTCTCGCGTGACAATGACGCCCCACACACCACTTTTCCTTTCATCGGACTCACAGCATGTCGGGTTCGGCCTGGGATCGCCGACACAAAAAATGAGCCCAACCAACAAAAACTGACACCATGAAGACGCGACTCAAAGAATTTTTTAGAGTCGGCGTCTAAAAAAACTCCGAGTGAccagttggggggggggggggggggggcggctggAGATGCCCTACTGATGTTTGGCGCCCTATCAGACTAGCCCTGAACCATTTGATCGGAAGTATAGTGGACGTCCGATAGAGTTCTTAGGCCCGTGAGATTTGCTGATTTGTTTCATTAATTGAGTGGTTCCGTGTAAAACATGGGCTTAAGGTAACGTGGTCCTGGTTAGTTAGCGACATGCATGGATCCCTGCTTCCGTCAATCACGTGTGGTCTGCTGCTACCTACTTTGTTATTTTGCTTTCCAACAAGGATAACTAGGTAGGAGGATTTATTTAAAATGGATTTGCTTCCAGCACAACAAACTACGTTTCCATGGTTCCCTCAAAAAACTATGTTTCCATGGATAGAATAATTTACTTGCTCTGTTTTTGATACAATcctatatttttcaaaataactgtTTATTTTCTACACAGCAAAACTATATTTTGTGTACACATTTTATTTGGTTCCCTATAAATTTAGTTGCTTCATGTATGCTTTGTATATACTTGCTGTTTTCGGAAACTTTATTCAAGTGTTTCTAGATATACTAGGAAAATTTGCTGCTAGTGCATACCGAATTTGCTTCAATGTAATTAAAAATGTATTCCATGTAACATTTTTATTTCGTTTTCGTTTCCGGTGCAGCAAAAAAATTGCTTTGACCAATGGGATGATTTGCTTCGATGTAAATAAAATTTTATTGTGTGtaacattttattttgtttcaatgCGATAAAAATTTGCTTCCGCCGACGAGATGACTTGCTTCGATGTAATTAAATTTTTATCTCGTGTACCATTTGTTTAATGCAACAAAAGTTTTCTTTCACCAATGAGATAATCTGCTTCTATCGCAATCAAAAATTGTTTGGGAGAAACAAAAAAGTATGTCTAAGCACACTGCTTCCATGTAACAAAAAATTGCATTTAAGAATTTGTTTCCAAAGTCCAAACACAAGAAAAAACTTTGCTTCCGATCACCAAAGAGATTGCTTCCATCAAGTACAAGTCTTTTCATGGTAAAAATAATTTGTCTATAATATAACGTATGTTTGCTTCCTGCAGCTTCATTCGTTCGCACACTATTTCCTTTGTTAATATCGCATGCTTCCTATAGATTGTAAACTTGCTTCCGTTCACCTGTGGTCATCTTGATTGTAGGGCGGATCCAAGTGTCATCACACATCTAGGTGCATGCATCGATTGTCTCCATACATGTCTCCGGTGGTGCCTATTGGCTCCAAAGCCAACACACATCCGCTTGAAGCAtacatcataaaatatttttagtgGAATCGAGCAACAAATGTGGCCAACATTTGTGTGTGCCGATCATTTTGTGATCTACAAACCAATTTCTTTCATCGATGCCAATGAACTGGAATGTCGAAGCATATTTATGATCTGTCGAAGCACATGTATGATGCCTATGAAGCATGGATAATGAAAACATCAAATTGATAATAATTAGTGCATGGACACATATGATGGACTGGCAGGCGATTCAAGCAATACCTTTGATTTGGAGGAGGGACTTGGAAGAGGAAAAAAGGTCCGGATGCCACAACTGGTTGGGCGCTCTGCATATGACAGAATTTGTGTAGTCCGATGCCCCTTCTACGGCCGGCAGGAGAAACCCCCAATGCAATGGATTCAATCAGTGATGGAGCCTAGCGAAGTACGAATCACGACCTTGATTTGGGCCTCGAACTGCTATTGCCAGGATGGAGCATCGCCTTCCATGGTGTGCATCAGTGGAGAGGACTAGGGGCAGCCGTGATGCTCCACAGAGAGGATCGAAAGAGGAACCGGGGTGAAAGCTGGTCCGAGAGGTGGAAGTGGGAGGCGCATCGAGCTGGCCGCCGAGGTGGATCTGCGAGTCCGGTGGAGCTGGCCGGCGGAGCAGTGGATCTGGCGAGGTGAGCGAGGTGGGGGCAGAGCTGGATCTGGCGAGGTGAGCGAGGTGGGGGCAGAGCTCGGGCGGGGCGAGCGGTTATGGATGATGGGCTCGCGAGTGATTATGGGGAGGGGATTACGTGCAGGTTTTACGCTGGTGtggttttttttgatttttttttacaaaTATGAGGTACAATCTTGAGCGTTAGATTTCAAACGAATCGATGGCCTTCGAGTGGTATGTATAGGAAGTGTTTCCTGCGGCAGTCTGTGCATTCGCCGCACGCTGGGTCCAGCTAGCTGATATGGAACGATGGAGCAGCCACGGTCTTGTCCCTTGCCGCCGTCGGTCCTGTGGCCGGCGACGACCGGCCGACCCACCCAGCCCGAGCTGGGGCCATGGAATGCTGCCGCAGAAGAGTTGGATGCTTGCGCTGCTCCGGCCCTGTGCCAACGTGCCATGTGCCAGTGCCACGGTCCATCAACCTGACGCGCCCCCGTGGCCGTGAGCGACGATGCCCATGGACGTGTTGCAATGCGAACCAACGATGTCGACCGTGCCACCGTTCCATTCCGTTCACAGACAGCCGCAAGCAGTACGTACGAGCACTGTTACGAAGCTGATGAGAACGAACGACGCTCGCAGCGGATCCGTGACCGTATGAACAGATGGTTTGGACACCGACGCCTGTTGCTTTTCCCGATGGCGTGTCAGTGGAATGTTGGAGCGCAAAACTGTCCATCGATCCGACTAACCGTGGAGATTTCTTTCAACCAACGGGGATGGGAATGGGCTCAACATGTACCAACGAGTATAGCTTTGAGACAGAGTAAAAATTTATTCAAGCTCAGGCCTTTGGGCCACCGTGGAGACCATGTCACTTGACAGATCACTACCCACTcaaattttcctttttttttttttctcaggtggtgtttctttatctagggactagactaaaaagtcccttttagttcCTAGATAAAGAAACAAGAGAGACTTTTTCTTAAAGGATTAGAAAAAGACTTTATTAAAGAGACTTTTTCTTTAGTCCCTGAGACTAAAAAAAGTCTAATCCCTTAGAAAGAAACACCAGCTGAACTTTTACGCCTGTCCGTTCTACCAGCCACAACGGACATTCATCAAAAGACATGCGCCATGGTGGTGCTGGCTGGCCATTCACTGACAGGTGGAACCATGGTTTTCACAAGTGCCAAGATTCCCTTTCCACCGAGCTCGAGAAAAGCCAGTGCACCTGCATCCCTCTCCTCTGCGGCCGGCGTCGGCCTCGCCAAGAGaccgtgccgccgccgccgccgccgccgcgtcaTCGTTGGTAAGGGGCAGGCGGCCAGAATTCACAGCACTAATTAAACCGGCCGTACATGTGCACTGTGCCAGTGCCCAGCTGCTTTCTGCGCACCACATTCAGTGTAGCATCGCATCGTCGTTTGCTGATCGATGGAGTAATTAATTGGCGGCGTGTGTCACCCTGGCTAGCTAAGCTAATCAATAGGCGTGAAAAGCTCAGGGAGCAAGCAAGCCTGTGTACTGACCACATGATTGTACCCTGACATGCGCCGATCGGCATGAATTTGCTTATCGATGGACCGGTGACATCGATAGGATTTGATTTGAGTCAACTCACATTTTTATATGCTAGGTGAGAACAAGATCCATCATacagtgtatatatatatatatatatatatatatatatatatatatatatatatatatatatatatatatatatatatatatatatatatatatatatatatatatatatatatatatatatatatatatatatatactagcaaaagagtccgtgcgttgtaacggaaaaaaaaatcatccatTCTAACCCTATAAATTAAATCAATGACGTCGCAATAATTTATATAAGAGGAAAGATGTAATTAAAAGAATAATTCATAAGATAGGACGTGAAACACAATTTTTTTAAAAGCTATAATAAATATTTCAGTCGTTTGAAATCACCCATGAACAAACTTATGTAGTAAAAAATTGAATGTCATTTCTACTTAAATTTTGTCTCCAAACTTTGCCCATAAATTATTTTGTCACCTTACCAAGCCCCATCAAATATCTGAACTTTTTCCGGACCTTAGAAATATCTACTTCCTATTTAAATGAGTTTGAATTCAACTCTTGACAAAATGAGAATTGACTTGAAACCTTTTGGATAAGCAACATCAGTACATGTAGGCATGTTTTGAGTTCAAAGATCTTACCAGATCAACAAATGGTATTCAAATGAGTTTGAATTCAACTCTTGACAAAATAAGAATTGACTTGGAACCTTTTGGATAAGCAACATCAGTAACATGTAGGCATGTTTTGAGTTCAAAGATCTTACCAGATCAGCAAATGGTATGAGGGCAAGCTTATCTCCACGCACATAGGAAAATACATGACGTgggggagagagaaacacaaaacTGATCAAGTCCGTCTGTAGAAATAACAATGATCTTTTCCCGTACTAATCGCTGCTTACTGACGGCATATTTCCCATTGTAGCGAGGCCGTCGCATATTGTGCGTCGGATAGATCTTGTGCTCCAACTTCTACCGCGAATGATCAGACTAAGCATGCTTTCTTCTCCACGATCGCTGCTTAGAGTCGTGACTTGCAAGTCCTTCAATTCTCTTTCTACACCATGCCTCTCAATCGAACCAAGATGTGTTCAACCTGTCTTGTGGTGTGTCCTTCTTTCATCTCCTGAGAATGGAGCGTCAATCGACGCGGGTCTCTACGCCGTCGGAGCGTCAGCAGGTCACCACGGCCGAGCACACAACTGCCGTTCCTCACTACACAGCGGGGACAAGCAGCCATGGAATGATGCAGCTGCTGCCTCTGAATATGTTTAATCAGGCAAGTGTTATCGGACCTGATGCAAACACACATCAGATCACAAAGAAACCAGTTCAGTTTAAAAAACTTATACAGTATTCAGGAACGGAGGGATATCTCGGTGGCGCTTGCTCCCTGCAGCCAGCCGCGTCTGCCCCGCAGCCAGCCGCGCGTGCCTCCCGCAAGCGCAGCGCCGGCCGGCGAACGCGCGCCATGGACTCCGCCGCTCCGGCCGCCCCAGCGCTACTCCGCCCCGCGCGGTTCTGGTCGTCCGTGCCGCCCCTGTCCGCTggcctcccgcgccgccccgctt
This region includes:
- the LOC123399499 gene encoding serine/threonine-protein phosphatase PP2A-2 catalytic subunit-like; this encodes MGNPRGGVDEQIEQLLQCKPLVEPELKALCEKAKEILMEESNVQPVRSPVTICGDIHGQFHDLAELFRIGGKCPDTNYLFMGDYVDRGYYSVETVSLLVALKVRYPHRITILRGNHESRQITQVYGFYDECLRKYGSANVWKTFTDLFDYLPLTALVESEIFCLHGGLSPSIETLDNVRSFDRVQEVPHEGPMCDLLWSDPDDRCGWGISPRGAGYTFGQDISEQFNHTNSLKLIARAHQLVMEGFNWAHEQKVVTIFSAPNYCYRCGNMASILEVDDCREHTFIQFEPAPRRGEPDVTRRTPDYFL